From Mytilus galloprovincialis chromosome 9, xbMytGall1.hap1.1, whole genome shotgun sequence, the proteins below share one genomic window:
- the LOC143045386 gene encoding protein ecdysoneless homolog, whose product MAEKKDRLPDDASEYWLFPLVDTSLCQETKRKILLEYIDTYLAFVSSTIVDHIWQKEQFNLTAVTEKDNLPPYLYGKTCYGDNVEDEWLIVYLLFTLTKQFDGLVAKIKDSDEEFMLIEAADNLPKWLEPDTAENRVYIFQGNLHIIPFPQSPAQITTLPSGVPEIQYAVKCVRNYNTATLASTEINNAVRQRFDGLSDRVKKEVHYAHCYIPANLAVVLDTKPSLIAAGVNAFYYRDPIDLKACRTMRYFRPGTRVVSRVKFTRCLYAQLVQQEFQPDKRSGFQMPSTSNPKYLSHDLGMKLAHGFEISCSKCSERQDHNGHNSSVDDVRWERYLKSLIKHGYFKNELEGSILYKQLLEKARQFFSEQIELTNRSDDTSSQGEEVLDILDRITVDIEQLRDAETDLKPPDDDNWLQITPEELDKLMFKSSGLDPSNMAKTGDISDLNKMGDGMKSFVNKVSGVDGAEFPGEDDDIQFDGTGFITQMQKMFEFNDNDDASSSDMSEYGWEESDEDVDDRPPVSKSGKKGKGPVQPTVKDYMNMMDRELATTDVGKSFERVGGDETTASKPKVNGNGKKSKKSIEEEDDGFKPVDIDMTVVKNMLQSLESQQGLAGPASNILGSMGIKAPAPMAEEDDDTIVPPRSSKSREKKKSGPKIPPRPKPTDLPVAPPRHHRSPKKSADSKPPLLVRQESNV is encoded by the exons ATGGCAGAAAAGAAAGATCGTCTACCCGACGATGCTTCTGAATATTGGCTTTTCCCCTTGGTTGACACATCCTTATGTCAAGAGACAAAGCGAAAAATTTTACTTGAATATATTGACACTTATCTTGCTTTTGTTAGTTCAACAATTGTCGACCACATTTGGCAAAAAGAGCAGTTTAATTTGACTGCTGTGACTGAAAAAG ATAATTTACCACCTTACCTGTATGGAAAAACCTGTTATGGTGATAACGTTGAGGATGAATGGCTTATTGTTTACCTACTATTCACATTAACTAAACAGTTTGATGGCTTAGTTGCAAA AATTAAGGATAGTGATGAAGAGTTTATGCTGATAGAGGCTGCTGATAATCTTCCAAAATGGCTGGAACCTGATACTGCTGAAAATAga gTTTATATTTTTCAAGGAAACCTGCACATTATTCCATTTCCACAATCCCCTGCACAGATAACCACCCTGCCTAGTGGTGTACCTGAAATACAATACGCAGTAAAATGTGTCAGAAACTATAACACTGCCACACTGGCTAGCACAGAGATAAATAATGCTGTCAGACAAAGGTTTGATGG ATTATCTGATAGAGTGAAGAAAGAAGTCCATTATGCTCACTGTTACATCCCAGCCAATCTAGCTgttgttttagatacaaaaccATCGTTAATAGCTGCAGGGGTCAATGCATTCTACTACAGAGATCCCATAGACTTGAAg gCATGTAGAACAATGAGATATTTTAGACCAGGAACTAGAGTGGTATCTAGG GTAAAGTTCACAAGATGTTTGTATGCTCAGCTAGTACAACAAGAATTTCAACCTGACAAGCGCAGTGGATTTCAGATGCCTAGCACATCCAACCCAAAATATTTGTCACATGATCTTGGGATGAAATTG GCTCATGGTTTTGAGATTTCATGTTCAAAATGTTCTGAGAGACAAGATCACAATGGCCACAACTCATCAGTAGACGATGTAAGATGGGAACGTTACCTCAAATCTCTGATCAAACATGGCTACTTCAAG aatgAGTTAGAGGGATCTATATTATATAAACAGTTGTTAGAAAAGGCCAGACAATTCTTCTCGGAACAGATAGAGTTGACAAATAg AAGTGACGATACCAGCTCCCAAGGAGAAGAAGTATTAGATATCTTAGATAGGATAACAGTAGATATAGAACAACTGAGAGACGCTGAGACAGATCTCAAACCTCCTGATG ATGATAACTGGTTACAGATAACTCCAGAAGAGCTTGATAAGTTAATGTTCAAATCATCAGGTCTAGACCCAAGTAACATGGCTAAAACTGGAGATATTTCAGATTTAAATAAAATGGGTGATGGAATGAAATCATTTGTCAACAAAGTATCTGGTGTTGATGGAGCGGAATTCCCAGG AGAGGATGATGATATACAGTTTGATGGTACTGGGTTTATTACACAGATGCAGAAAATGTTTG agTTTAATGACAATGATGATGCCTCAAGTTCTGACATGAGTGAGTATGGATGGGAGGAATCAGATGAAGATGTTGATGACCGGCCACCTGTTTCTAAGTCAGGGAAGAAAGGAAAGGGACCAGTCCAACCTACAGTTAAGGATTATATGAACATGATGGACAGGGAACTAGCCACAACAGATGTTGGTAAAAGTTTTGAAAGAGTAGGTGGAGATGAAACCACGGCTTCAAAACCAAAG gtAAATGGTAATGGTAAAAAAAGCAAAAAGAGTATTGAAGAAGAAGATGATGGATTTAAACCAGTTGACATTGATATGACTGTTGTCAAAAATATGTTACAATCTCTAGAGTCTCAGCAAGGACTGGCTGGTCCAGCCTCAAATATACTTGGGTCCATGGGAATCAAAGCACCAGCACCAATGGCCGAGGAAGATGATGACACAATAGTTCCTCCTAGAAGTTCAAAATCAAGAGAAAAGAAGAAATCTGGTCCTAAAATTCCTCCTCGGCCAAAACCTACTGATCTTCCGGTAGCACCTCCACGACATCATCGATCACCTAAAAAGTCAGCTGACTCTAAACCCCCTTTGCTTGTTAGACAAGAatctaatgtttaa